Part of the Brassica oleracea var. oleracea cultivar TO1000 chromosome C8, BOL, whole genome shotgun sequence genome is shown below.
AAAAATAAAATTGTATCCGTAAATAAGGGTGGACACATATCGAATATCTAGGTATTTGGAAGCATTCGTGTCGATTCGATCTTTAGCCACCTAGATATTCGGTGACTCGGATATCCGAAATGTTTTAAAATTTTAAAGAATATCCAATTTGATCCGTAAATAAAAAAAAATTATTTAACTTTTTTAATTCTAGTTTCTAATATAATAAATTTAATTCATAAAAATATTGTAAAACTGATATAAAGTATAATATATATAACATATATATAATTCTTTACATATATGTATATATATGCATATAACAAATCGAATTAGACATATGTTCCTAAAAATATTGGTATTTGTGATTTGCTTCTTTTTTGGATATTGTATTTTAATATTTGATTTGTTTCGTAGAGTTACAGATATCTAGATTTTTGGTTCAAATCAAAACGGATAACAAATCGAATCAAAATTGATGAATATTTTGCTCAACTTTATCTGTAAACGATAAAAATAATATATATAGTTTGGCTTTTGATTCGTTATCTATTTTTATTTGAACCGAAAAATTCAGAGTTTTATTGGAACCATGTATGTGAGTTTTATATTAAAAAAACGTAAAATACATAATGTGAACACGTTTATAAATATAGTGTGAACACGTTAGCATACTTATTATCAGATCTTACTGTCACATGTCTATTATAGCATGAATATATTAATATATTTATTACGGTGTTTGTCTTTTAATATATAAGAGACTGTAAAGAGGAAACTCTTTACATCATTGATTTTTTTTTTCTATATGCGACGTGAACATTGACATTCCATCGATATAGACATTATTTCCAGGAGTTGAAAACAGTGTATTATAGACATTTTTATGAATAATTAGTTGTCCGAATTTTTTTTTTTTTGTTAAAAGTTGTGGTACTGGTACCCACTTTTTCTGCAGCATACGGATGGGATTTTATTAGCACTACACTTATGGTTGTTGTACCTTGAATCTTTAACTATTTTACATAATATAATAATGTTTTATAAAAAGTCCAAAATGAAATTATATATTCCGAAGACAAATTACTATATATATTTATATCAATTTTAAAACTAATATTCCCTCTGTTTCTTATCATAAGTAGTTTAAGAAAAGTTCTTTTGTTTCAAAATGTAATAGTTTTTAAATATTTAGATAACTTTTACATTTATTGGATATAGTGTAACCAATCAAATAATATCAATTTTTTTTTATAATTGGTTGAACTAATTAATTAAATATTTTTTTTAAATACCAATTTTCTTAATATTAGTGCTTTTAGTCTAAACTACTTATATTGTGAAACAGAGGGAGTAGTTTTCTGTCCTAACAATTATAAACAAACTAAAATTGATCACAAAAATTGTGTGAAAACCAATGTTTTAAACGGTTGTGTAGTTGCTAAAAAATCGGTTGTTTAGACGTTAAACCCTTTAATATGGTAGCCATTATCTTTTAAAATATATTAAAATTATAATATTATAATAGTACATTATATAATATAATTTTATAAATATCATAAATAATATTTATATTTAAAAATAAATAATATGAATTTTATTATTTGTAAAACTTGATATTTAGTATTGTACATTATATATATTTAGTACACTATTAAAATCTATAAACGTCTAAGCTGTTCAAAGAATAAATTATAATTTGGATTATGCATTTTAAGAATTATCGTCCGCTTAACGGTTTATTGAAAACTATTGAAAATGATATTTATTCAACTTTTATATAAAGAAAAAGAAGGTTAAATCACTAACTGTTTTCTATTAAGAAATTAGTCCACTCAAACTGTGTGATAACAGATGCGCGTGTCGCATCACACGCCACCAAATACTTTTCCAATGGTTTCGTTGGTAGGTGCATTTTAAATGTCACGTGCGTTCATCATAAAACTATGTACATAATGTAAACACAACGAATTGCACTTGGACAACCTCACACTGCTTCGGAAGTTTTACAAAGTCTTGTAAAACTTGCTTAGCAGATTTCTAGTGACATAAAAAGAAAATTAAGTTACTAACAATGCTTTAGCAAAAGAAGAATTTTATTCATGATAAATTGTTTTAATATTAAAGGCAAAAAAACCAACCATTTAGTTGGTCACTTCTGCTAAAATCAGTAATCATACGAAAATAAATTAGTGGAGAAAAATATGTATTTACCATTTATTCATTTGTACTATTTTCTTTTTTAGTTTACTTTGGCTGATGGAAATAAGGATGCAAGAAACGAACTCCTTCGAGGTACAATGGAGTCTGCATCTCAATCAACCGCGACGCCTGCATCGTTTCAAACGTAATGAACCCAAAAATACTTTATACCATTTTTCATTTTGTATGAAGAGAACATGAGAAACTATACTTACAGCTCGAGCAAAGGCAAACATTTCCTCTTCACCAGAAAGCATTTTCACGATCGAAGAGGGCGAGCCAGCAGCACTTATGCTACCTTCTGCAAGCACATCTCGCCTTAACCTAGAATCTTCCGTCTCCGTCTCAAACTGGAAGCTGTTAAGTTTACAATAAAATGAATGTGACAATCACATACAATAAGTTAACCCTTTGACTATAATCTTATTTACCTTTCGAGGTCGAAGAGGGTACCCTCTGCAGTTCCTTGAAACAACTCATCAATAGGTGTCTCTGCGGATGAGACAAGACAACAATGGTGGTTGTATAACTCATCCACAAGTGTTATAAACCTACGTGCCTGACAACACCAACACAAAAACCCATCAGAGAAAAGAATCCCAAAAAGCCGCCATAAACCTTGATTTTTGGTATTTTAAAATATTTTACCTTGTCTCGTATTTCCATGCTCATTGCCGGAATCTCAGAGATGAAGATCGTATGATAGTTTTTAGCCACTGCTATATAATCTGCTGCACCTACCGGCCGACCACATAGATACTCGAATGTGAATCTTGCCACTCCTTTACAGCTTTCAGGAACATCCACTGTTCTGATGTTATATAAAAAAACATTATTATATAATCTGATCAGTAACAAAAAAAAAAAATTAAAGCTATTGTTCTCGTTAGTTACCTTCCAAACATGACTGGGAGCGTTGCAGAAGTTATTTCTCCGCCGTACTGGTCAGTGACCTGACGCCACATTTTCTCAAACTCTTCCAGAACACCATCGTTCAAAGGCCATAAGTAGTGAACCTATCCATTCACATTTTAACAATTTTTCCATCAAACAGAAGCCAACAATAAATGATGTCAAGAGTGGAAGATTCACACATGTTCAACCGAGTTTTTGGCTGCAACTCTGCGGTAATCAACTTCGCTTCCGATTGAGATAATCTCACAATGTTTCTCCAATTTAGAGATAAACTTATCAAATATCTCCTTCTGCATTCCGTCCTGTACCAACAACAACATTAGCAATAAAATGTTAGTGACTACTACAGAGTAAACACAGACAAGTAGAGAGCTTTGGAAACCTGATTTAACTCCCTTGGAGCTCGGTTACTAGTAGCCACAAGAACAGTTCCAGTAGTCAACAATCTGCTCATGATTCCAGATAACGCCACAATAGCAAACACATCAACTGTCTGTCAACGGATAGATGATGCAAGAAAGCCCCAAGTTATAGAAACAATCAAGTAAGCCCATGTACTACTAGCTTTGATAATAACAGTTAACCTGAATCTCATCAAAGCAGAGGATGCTGGCTCCTTTCTTAATCGACTGCTGATCAACGAGAAACTTATCAGCCACAGCTGGAAGAATGTGTTTCATCTGGAGCTGCTGCTTATAAAACTCTTCCCCAGCTAGCCACTCTTTGACTCTCTCATCAACAGGCAGATTCATAATCCAGCTCGAAACGCTATACTGAGAGGACTTCTCCTCACCATTCTCCTTCCAATACTTGTGCATCTGCTCGTTTATCTTCAGCATAGCCTCGTGAAAATGAAACCGCTGCCGATGTCTGATCATCCCATCGGTGGCGCTATAAAACATATCCATCAACATAGTCTTGCCTGCATGAAAAAACACCAACCACGTGGTTCTCTCTCAACTTAGCTACACGACAGAGAAGGAAACACTAAGAGCATATAATCCAATTAACATACCACATCCTACGTTTCCATAGATATATAATCCTTTAGGAGCTGAAGGTATTGCAGGACGAGAGCCGACAATGGAATCCAGTTTCCTCTCTCGGTTAAGGTAAGAAACCCATTTACCAACTCCAGGCTCTACATTCATCTGTCTTCTCCTAAACATAACCAAAACAGATAAAGAAACAATCTTTACAACTATTGCACAAAAAAGATATAATAATAAACCTCTCACCCTAAGACCCATCTTCCTAAAAGCTTTTGGCCTTGTTTATTCATAGAAGCCCACACTCCATCTTCTTCCTTCTTCTCAGCTTCTTCCACCATTAGTCTTCGCCTCTCTTCCTCTCTCTTCTTCTCCCACTCTTCTAATCTCACCTGGTTTAAAACAAAAAACCAAAAAAATGAATACACAAAAAAAAAAAAATTTGAAAACCAAATCTTCTTTATACATGATAATCTTCCATTTCTTTCTCGAAATGTTCCAATCTTCCGAACAAGTTTTGGAAGGCTGAAGCGACTTTCTCTTGGTATGGATCGTGTTGAAGCCTCCCTTGTTCCACTAAGTTACTGTAACTCGTCAATGGACCTGATCAGAAGTAAATTCCAATAATAAGACAAAAAAGATTTTATGGAAAATAGAATTTGAGGGAATGAGAAGAGAGAGTAAACCTGATGGTGTTGGATTTGGAGGAGTGCAATAGGAACGACAGCCATTGGTGTGTCTGCTTCGTCTCGAAGAAGAAAATGCTAGACGTAGAACGGCAGAGATCTGCGACACCTTTCGCATAATTCGCTCTGATTCAGATTGTCACTTCTCTCTCTCTCTAGCCCGTTTAGACACTGTTCCGGTCCGGGAAATGGAGGAAGAGAAGAGGAGAGTTATAATAAATAGTTGTCGACGTGGCAATTTATAAGAGAGTAACGTGGCAAGATGTGGACTGTTTGTTAAATTGCTGATTTGGTTTACTAGTGTCCGTAGAGATATTGTTTAAATAAAACTAAAATTTGATTTGCTCCTTTCTAGCCCGAAATATATTATGATATTTCACTAATAATTTAACAACAAATATTTGTTAATTTGTAAAAATATTATGTATTTAAAATATTTTTGTATTTAAATCAGTGTTTTTAAATTCGATCTGAATCCGCGATCAAACCGGTTAATCCGGTGATCTGATAATTCAATTTAGGTTTTTAAAAATATTCATATTTAAAAAATACTTAAACTCGAGACTAACCGATTGAACCTATGAATGACCGATATTTAATTTAATTTGATTTAAATTATTATAATTTCATATTTGTCATATTTTAATCTAAATTTTAAAGTTTATTGTTTTGCAATTTTATGAAATTATGACGTTTCTCCAAAATTTTGATAGAGAAAATGATAGATATAAAATAATTAAGAACTTTTGATCATATTACTCCTTTTTATATCGGTTAATTAATTTTATTATAATTGTTTTGTGTAGTTTATCTTGTTAATAATTTGGTTATATTGTAACCGGTTTAAATTTGTTGTTAACAATTAGTGTTAAGCATTTTTCTGTTGATAACATATATTTTGAACATTTTTCATAATTATTTTTGTTATTATCAAAAGGCTGTATCACATCTAGATGTCGATTCGTTTTCCACCCCAATGAGATGGTAAATTTGTAACCCCCTATTTATACTTTGGGGCCCTTCATCTTTCTGAATCCAAGCTCGTCTCGGCTCGCGTCGCTCCAACAATTTATTCTACAATGTATAACGTATATATATATATATTATGTAATGGCTATAATTAAATTATAATGTTACTTAAATAAATGATATAATCATTATTTAGGAAATATAAATAAAATAATTCGTTAATTAAATGGATTTATTATTAATTGAAATGTTTTGTAGTATTTAAACATGTAAAAATATGTTTTATTTTTTTCTTTGTTTTTAAATTATTTGATTTTTTTCAATTATTAATTTATTTTAATAATTTGAAAGAAATTGTTAAAAAATATTAAAAAGATGAATTCTAATGTTTTATATTGTTTGGACACAAGATTAATTATAGTGTTGTTTAAAAACATGGATAGTGGTATAAAGAAAAAAAATATATTGTTTGGAAATATGAATAGTAGTATAAAGAAATGAATATTAATGATGTTATGTTTGTTTTACTATAAAGTAGAAAGATATATTTAATTTAAAAACGTACAGAATAAAGGCAAGATCCAACCCAATGTTTTTGTTTTACTAAGACAGATCAGTGTAAACCAAATCAGCAATTTTTGGGTCGGGTCCGTGAGGATGGTGACATATATCTAACGTTTGGTGCAGTCTGAAAATGTTGTTAGACTTTAGACTCATCAATTTCGGCTTCACGGAACTTTTTTTGTATCTGTTACTTGTTTCATAGTCTATGAATCTACGCAAGGGAGACATAGGTTAAACAATAAGAAACCTATCTACAAATGAAGTTGGTGTTCATACCCAAAAAATAAAATACAAAAGTTCAAAAACATAACAACAAATCCTATAGAAAAATCTGCCTAGAGTCAGGAAGGCAGGCTATTGCAAAGTTGCAAAGCGACAAACCAATGCATGCTTAGGAATCTTATTCTGGAACCAAAACCATCTTTAGCCCAGGCCAGTCTTGAAGTTCCCAAATGTTCCTTGTTAGAATGTTTTCAATTTGGTAATGTAACACCAACTTAAACACAGGAACTTGTTGAGGTGAAAAATTCACATTTATTAACTAGACTCTAAGACAGTAAGGCTATTTGGAGAGGTTTAAAGAACCTTTCTGTCGGTGTGGGGAGATTATGGATCTTGCTTCCAAATGATCCGACATAGTCCATAAATGATATGACCATCTTCCGTATTTCAACAAATAATGGTTTCATTGGAGAAAGAAGATTGTAAAAAAAAACTCAATGAGCAAAATATAAAAGAAGTTACTACTACAACAACAATAGTTTACTCATCATATAGATAAGGATTTCGAATGTAAAAGAAAACACAGACAAACTCAAAAAGAAGATGCAATGAAGTTTCAAATCACTATGTAAAAATATAATTAGCCATAAACTTAAACGTGGATGACGACAGTGATCATATCTAATGAAGACTCTTCCAAAATCATCCTTTAAACCCTTATTCCCCTGAAACTGCAGCATTTCTTGAATCTCAATCTTGACTCTCGGTACGTTTTCCAGCAACTTCACTCTCCCTCTCTTCCAAAAGCTTCCCAGCCTCTTCATCCCCAGCCTGAACCTTCTTCTGCGCATCTTTCGCCTTCAACGCCTGCAACTTGCAATGATTGTAATACCCAACACCCAGAAACGCAAGCCCGTACCCGAAAAGATTCAACGGCGTGACCGTATCCTTAATCACCGACCACGAGAAAGCGATCAAGAGCCAGTCCTTAACCACACCAGCCACATTCATAGTCAAAGCAGAGGTCTTCCCAACAAGGAGAAACACAGCAAGGTTCAACGCGAACGCGCAAACGGAATTGGTCCCGAAGATAACGAAATCGAAATGGAAACTCGAAGTCTCTCTAAGAACCGGAAACTCCACAAAGATCCAAGGAACCGACAGGAAAACGAAACAGCAAGGAGCGACGTAGTAAAGAGACGTTATCGGGTTTAGATTGATTCCTTTAGAAGTAAGCAAGATCTGAATCAAAACCAACCTCGTGGCCTCGAAGGCGACGGCACCAAGCTGG
Proteins encoded:
- the LOC106309572 gene encoding lactation elevated protein 1; translated protein: MRKVSQISAVLRLAFSSSRRSRHTNGCRSYCTPPNPTPSGPLTSYSNLVEQGRLQHDPYQEKVASAFQNLFGRLEHFEKEMEDYHVRLEEWEKKREEERRRLMVEEAEKKEEDGVWASMNKQGQKLLGRWVLGRRQMNVEPGVGKWVSYLNRERKLDSIVGSRPAIPSAPKGLYIYGNVGCGKTMLMDMFYSATDGMIRHRQRFHFHEAMLKINEQMHKYWKENGEEKSSQYSVSSWIMNLPVDERVKEWLAGEEFYKQQLQMKHILPAVADKFLVDQQSIKKGASILCFDEIQTVDVFAIVALSGIMSRLLTTGTVLVATSNRAPRELNQDGMQKEIFDKFISKLEKHCEIISIGSEVDYRRVAAKNSVEHVHYLWPLNDGVLEEFEKMWRQVTDQYGGEITSATLPVMFGRTVDVPESCKGVARFTFEYLCGRPVGAADYIAVAKNYHTIFISEIPAMSMEIRDKARRFITLVDELYNHHCCLVSSAETPIDELFQGTAEGTLFDLESFQFETETEDSRLRRDVLAEGSISAAGSPSSIVKMLSGEEEMFAFARAASRLIEMQTPLYLEGVRFLHPYFHQPK
- the LOC106312564 gene encoding probable sugar phosphate/phosphate translocator At2g25520 yields the protein MGKGRALSDGVIKKILLSYTYVAIWIFLSFTVIVYNKYILDKKLYNWPYPITLTMIHMAFCSSLAIVLIKVFKIVEPVSMSRETYLRSVVPIGALYSLSLWLSNSAYIYLSVSFIQMLKALMPVAVYSIGVLLKKEAFKSRTMTNMLSISFGVAIAAYGEAKFDVWGVVLQLGAVAFEATRLVLIQILLTSKGINLNPITSLYYVAPCCFVFLSVPWIFVEFPVLRETSSFHFDFVIFGTNSVCAFALNLAVFLLVGKTSALTMNVAGVVKDWLLIAFSWSVIKDTVTPLNLFGYGLAFLGVGYYNHCKLQALKAKDAQKKVQAGDEEAGKLLEERESEVAGKRTESQD